The following coding sequences are from one Arachis hypogaea cultivar Tifrunner chromosome 7, arahy.Tifrunner.gnm2.J5K5, whole genome shotgun sequence window:
- the LOC112702603 gene encoding phytoene synthase 2, chloroplastic, with amino-acid sequence MSMALQWVVTSTSLEVSSSMGFLDSVRDVRLLDSSKFMSRDFGSIRAKRDKRRKFRYCSLNTDMKYASVGQSGLENASNFPLLSNVLANPTAGGEVAVSSEKKVYDVVLKQASLVKRKLSSTTELEMKPDIAMPGNLGLLTEAYSRCGEVCAEYAKTFYLGTLLMTPERRKAIWAIYVWCRRTDELVDGPNASHITPSALDRWEARLEELFQGRPFDMLDAALSDTVSNFPVDIQPFKDMIEGMRMDLRKSRYKNFDELYLYCYYVAGTVGLMSVPVMGISPDSQATTESVYNAALALGIANQLTNILRDVGEDASRGRVYLPQDELAQAGLSDEDIFAGKVTDKWRNFMKSQIKRARMFFDEAEKGVTELNEASRWPVWASLLLYRQILDEIEANDYNNFTKRAYVSKAKKLFSLPTAYARSMVPPSRKLSPVMKA; translated from the exons ATGTCTATGGCATTACAATGGGTTGTTACCTCTACCAGCTTAGAGGTCTCGAGCTCCATGGGCTTTCTTGACTCTGTCCGAGACGTGAGGCTCTTAGATTCTTCCAAGTTTATGTCCCGGGACTTTGGGTCAATTCGAGCAAAGAGGGATAAGAGAAGGAAATTTAGATATTGCTCTTTGAATACTGATATGAAGTATGCAAGTGTTGGTCAATCCGGCCTAGAGAATGCTAGTAACTTCCCTCTGCTGTCGAATGTGCTTGCGAACCCAACTGCAGGAGGAGAAGTAGCCGTTTCATCGGAGAAGAAGGTCTATGATGTGGTGCTGAAGCAAGCATCTCTGGTCAAGAGGAAGCTGAGCTCAACCACTGAACTTGAGATGAAGCCAGATATTGCCATGCCAGGGAACTTGGGCTTGTTGACCGAAGCTTATAGCCGCTGCGGAGAAGTTTGTGCAGAATATGCTAAGACATTTTACTTGG GAACTCTCCTGATGACTCCTGAAAGGCGAAAAGCTATCTGGGCGATATACG TGTGGTGTAGGAGAACAGATGAACTTGTTGATGGTCCCAATGCTTCACATATTACACCAAGTGCATTGGATAGGTGGGAAGCAAGATTGGAAGAGCTTTTCCAAGGCCGTCCATTCGATATGCTCGATGCTGCTTTATCTGATACTGTTTCCAATTTTCCCGTTGATATTCAG CCATTCAAAGACATGATTGAAGGAATGAGAATGGATCTTCGGAAGTCTCGATACAAGAACTTTGACGAACTATATCTCTACTGTTATTATGTTGCCGGCACAGTCGGTTTAATGAGTGTTCCAGTCATGGGAATTTCGCCAGATTCACAAGCCACGACGGAAAGTGTATATAATGCTGCCTTGGCTCttggcattgcaaatcagctaACAAACATACTCAGAGATGTCGGAGAGGA TGCTAGCAGAGGAAGAGTGTATCTACCACAAGATGAGTTGGCTCAGGCAGGGCTTTCGGATGAGGACATATTTGCCGGAAAAGTGACAGACAAATGGAGGAACTTCATGAAGAGCCAAATTAAAAGGGCGAGAATGTTCTTTGACGAGGCAGAAAAGGGAGTGACAGAGCTTAACGAAGCTAGCCGGTGGCCA GTATGGGCTTCCTTGCTATTATATCGGCAAATATTGGACGAGATTGAAGCTAATGATTACAACAATTTCACCAAGAGGGCTTATGTGAGCAAAGCCAAGAAGTTATTTTCTTTACCAACTGCTTATGCAAGATCTATGGTTCCTCCATCAAGGAAGTTATCTCCTGTAATGAAAGCATAG